The following proteins are co-located in the Solanum pennellii chromosome 8, SPENNV200 genome:
- the LOC107028392 gene encoding uncharacterized protein LOC107028392 isoform X3, with protein sequence MKQNNIAGEGQTHGDGEIYTTNQKKSEDPKIIRGGGQTRKSKRLKSDTDQASPGIVEGSFSKLKASQDFEEVGEQSCTTKRKKSGITRTTKTSPSHGAGEDFILNEKTSLGSKENGAQSPQSKRQKPGSGCPSAKSVSSVAVDCDSADELPPGWKKESRKNDRGTRNYLLYTDPVHGYKFHSKKEVLRYLQTGDATSCARRPTKRNVASTTKDDSPTTDDASLKRVGGFMTGRQLFSTDELKGGESFGTCSPAQQVESSKKQPHCSVSDPNAIITSILAEINENHSFENVVEDAEIATVSVGVKQPSAVSTESDLLSEKQLLENEQEKHSSKATQQSKKSRKTESLNLGRRVSKRLAGQNAEAVADLDLGERALPAVADKSASLSLSVNACSQELLQDSDPTPETGNSDQASLNGDPSLDDLPPGWKKEIKITKKANGIRKDPLYIDPVDGYVFRSKKDVFRYLQTGDISSCAIRPVKRDLDAAMTESSPTTVDTNSKKLVCSVTERQPFAAKESRGRKRSVTCSPKVQAESSKKQPESSASNANTIITSPEADIIAKQNAEISLDTEPEIRDSSADTKVIDAESNAIKRLSAVSTPQSDLPSEQQLPENEHEKHISKEKPEQSRRSRAKKPLTPGRRISKRLVGHSPEPVADLDLGERAFRAVVKKSASLGIPLNVSGQEFSQNKDPTVGTGNSDQAPLSREASGLEFPPDLGKEMLTQNEDLTEGTGNSDQASLKIEASGDGLSPGLEKEIISQNKDPTVGTGNSDEASLSEEASGDGLSPGLEKEILAQNKDPTVGTGNADQASLSRKASGGELSPGLKKEILTHYKDPTVGSGNSDQASLSRKASGDELSPGLKKEILTHYKDPTVGSGNSDQASLSRKASRDEIPPGWEKEMLGQNKYSTVGTGNSDQASLSRKLSPDEIPPGWENQIPPGWKYEIPAQNKDPIIGTSNSDQASLSREKASLDEIPPGWEKEILAYNKDPAIRTGNSDQASLSRELASANEFPPGWEKEMLTRNKHPTVGTGNSNSLDDIPPGWEKELLVQQKDHTVGTGNSYQSFLSKEASVDGLPPGWKTEFRIRKNASVIKKDPYYTDPVHGYVFRSKKDVMRYLQTGDIRSCAVKPTKRDPGSTMKDNSPSTHETSSKKLRCSLTGIQLSATDESKGSKCSVTCSMALQAENSSEHPKSSMFNLNTSISSIVADITEKHSYENVNEDTEIRLDVEPEIRDSVGDTKAAAAETVDVRRSLVVSPQLDFLPEQQLRENEKEKHSNKGVPARLRKIRNSKSSTPVRRVSKRLSRHNPEMVTDLNLGERALHSVVNNSASSGLPMNVSGGQSAQQTDLATGDSDLPSLSRKASSGDDPLEVVKCLSEGQAFKENIDERIWQDSQPAGISYERGKVHLQQHALNERPTAKPAKEEQDGQNRLLNNSQLAESASGRRLFPAEDRSISERSTVEEVSEKRNGEYKQWQYPQLAEPSWRSVDLNVENQQWQDVQLAPSQRFVDLNMENQQWQDSRLAPSQRSVDLNVGNQQWQAAQLAEPSHRNLDLNVDSQPVKEKQTGELVTENQDEQNRRLHAQLASYPFGDYWSDPCMEFAFKTLTGALPVEDTLAFQGSTHQEYNTSYTQADDGCFELPLFNTSSFYLNDAPNHCAPSENHVVKEQPPINQTFLPTEHNSIPGHSSVVSQNPGLTFLPNGNNSIPGCSSVVSQNPGLNTQAKDYQSKFKSHR encoded by the exons ATGAAGCAGAACAACATCGCGGGAGAAGGACAAACA CATGGAGATGGTGAAATATATActacaaatcagaaaaaatcaGAGGATCCCAAAATTATCAGGGGTGGGGGTCAGACTCGCAAATCCAAAAGGCTGAAATCTGACACCGACCAGGCCTCG CCTGGCATTGTGGAGGGGTCATTTTCCAAGCTGAAAGCATCTCAGGATTTTGAAGAAGTTGGGGAACAGAGTTGCACAACCAAAAGGAAGAAATCTGGCATTACCAGGACTACAAAGACTTCTCCTTCT CATGGTGCTGGAGAGGACTTCATTTTAAATGAGAAAACATCTCTGGGTTCGAAAGAAAATGGGGCACAAAGTCCCCAATCCAAAAGACAGAAACCTGGCAGTGGCTGTCCGTCTGCAAAGAGTGTTTCTTCT GTTGCAGTTGACTGTGATTCAGCAGATGAATTACCCCCTGGCTGGAAAAAAGAAAGTAGGAAAAATGATCGTGGAACAAGGAATTACCTG CTCTACACAGATCCAGTACATGGATATAAATTTCACTCCAAAAAGGAAGTTCTCCGCTATCTACAAACTGGAGATGCTACTAGCTGTGCTAGAAGACCTACGAAAAGGAATGTAGCTTCAACTACAAAGGATGATTCT CCCACGACAGATGATGCCAGCTTGAAGAGAGTAGGAGGCTTTATGACAGGAAGACAGCTTTTTTCCACTGACGAGTTGAAAG GTGGGGAAAGTTTTGGTACTTGCTCACCTGCACAGCAAGTTGAGAGTTCGAAGAAACAGCCTCACTGCAGTGTGTCTGATCCTAATGCCATCATCACATCCATTTTAGCTGAGATAAATGAGAATCATTCCTTTGAAAATGTAGTTGAAGATGCTGAAATCGCAACTGTAAGTGTTGGTGTTAAACAGCCATCAGCTGTTTCCACTGAGTCGGATCTCCTCTCGGAGAAGCAACTACTAGAAAATGAGCAGGAAAAACATAGTTCTAAAGCAACACAGCAGTCAAAAAAATCCAGAAAAACAGAGTCACTTAACCTTGGTCGTCGGGTCTCCAAAAGACTTGCAGGTCAAAATGCAGAAGCAGTGGCTGATTTGGATCTTGGTGAACGTGCTCTTCCAGCTGTAGCTGATAAATCTGCCTCTCTGAGCCTCTCCGTGAATGCCTGCAGCCAGGAATTGCTCCAGGACTCCGATCCTACACCAGAAACTGGCAACTCTGATCAGGCTTCTTTGAATGGAGACCCTTCATTGGATGATTTACCCCCAGGCtggaaaaaagaaatcaaaattactaaaaaagCTAATGGGATAAGAAAAGACCCG TTATACATTGATCCAGTGGATGGCTATGTATTTCGCTCCAAGAAGGATGTTTTCCGCTATTTACAAACTGGAGACATCAGTAGTTGTGCTATAAGACCTGTCAAAAGGGATCTAGATGCTGCAATGACGGAGAGTTCT CCCACAACAGTTGACACCAATTCGAAGAAATTAGTGTGCTCTGTAACCGAAAGGCAACCTTTTGCTGCCAAGGAATCCAGAG GTCGAAAACGTTCAGTTACTTGTTCACCAAAAGTACAAGCTGAGAGTTCCAAGAAACAGCCTGAAAGCAGTGCATCCAATGCAAACACTATTATTACATCACCTGAAGCTGATATTATTGCGAAGCAAAATGCTGAAATAAGTCTAGACACAGAGCCAGAAATAAGAGACTCAAGTGCAGACACAAAAGTTATAGATGCTGAAAGTAACGCTATCAAAAGGTTATCAGCAGTCTCAACCCCTCAGTCAGATCTACCCTCAGAGCAGCAATTACCAGAAAATGAGCACGAAAAGCATATTAGTAAAGAAAAACCGGAGCAGTCAAGAAGATCCAGAGCTAAGAAACCACTCACACCTGGTCGGCGGATCTCAAAAAGACTTGTGGGCCACAGCCCAGAACCGGTGGCTGATTTGGATCTAGGTGAACGTGCTTTTCGAGCTGTTGTTAAGAAATCTGCCTCTTTGGGCATCCCCCTGAATGTCTCTGGTCAGGAATTTTCCCAGAACAAAGATCCTACAGTAGGAACTGGCAATTCTGATCAGGCTCCTCTGAGCAGAGAAGCTTCAGGCCTTGAATTTCCACCAGACTTGGGAAAGGAAATGCTTACCCAGAATGAAGATCTGACAGAAGGAACTGGCAATTCTGATCAGGCTTCTCTGAAGATAGAAGCTTCAGGGGATGGATTATCGCCAGGCTTGGAAAAGGAAATAATTTCCCAGAACAAAGATCCGACAGTAGGAACTGGCAATTCTGATGAGGCTTCTCTGAGCGAAGAAGCTTCAGGAGATGGATTATCACCAGGCTTGGAAAAGGAAATACTTGCCCAGAACAAAGACCCGACAGTAGGAACTGGCAATGCTGATCAGGCTTCTCTGAGCAGAAAAGCTTCAGGGGGTGAATTATCACCAGGCTTGAAAAAGGAAATACTTACCCATTATAAAGACCCGACAGTAGGATCTGGCAATTCTGATCAGGCTTCACTGAGCAGAAAAGCTTCAGGGGATGAATTATCACCAGgcttgaaaaaagaaatacttaCCCATTATAAAGACCCGACAGTAGGATCTGGCAATTCTGATCAGGCTTCTCTGAGCAGAAAAGCTTCTCGAGATGAAATACCACCAGGCTGGGAAAAGGAAATGCTTGGACAGAACAAATATTCTACTGTAGGAACTGGCAATTCTGATCAGGCTTCTCTGAGCAGAAAACTTTCACCAGATGAAATACCCCCAGGTTGGGAGAATCAAATACCCCCAGGATGGAAGTATGAAATACCTGCCCAGAACAAAGATCCTATAATAGGGACTAGCAATTCTGATCAAGCTTCTCTGAGCAGAGAAAAAGCCTCGCTGGATGAAATACCCCCAGGTTGGGAAAAGGAAATACTTGCCTACAACAAAGATCCTGCAATAAGAACTGGCAATTCTGATCAGGCTTCTCTCAGCCGAGAATTAGCTTCAGCAAATGAATTCCCACCCGGGTGGGAAAAGGAAATGCTTACCAGGAACAAACATCCCACAGTAGGAACTGGCAATTCTAATTCACTTGATGATATACCTCCAGGCTGGGAAAAGGAACTACTTGTCCAGCAAAAAGATCATACAGTAGGAACTGGCAATTCTTATCAGTCTTTTCTGAGCAAAGAAGCTTCAGTGGATGGATTACCACCAGGCTGGAAAACAGAATtcagaataagaaaaaatgctAGTGTGATAAAAAAGGACCCG TATTACACGGATCCAGTGCATGGATATGTATTTCGTTCCAAAAAGGATGTTATGCGCTATCTGCAAACTGGAGACATCAGAAGTTGTGCTGTGAAGCCTACCAAAAGGGATCCGGGTTCAACAATGAAGGATAATTCT CCCTCAACACATGAGACCAGTTCGAAGAAATTAAGGTGCTCTTTGACCGGAATACAACTTTCTGCCACTGATGAATCAAAAG GTAGTAAGTGTTCTGTTACTTGTTCAATGGCACTGCAAGCTGAGAATTCCAGTGAACATCCTAAAAGCAGTATGTTCAACCTCAACACCAGTATTTCATCTATTGTAGCCGATATAACAGAAAAACATTCATATGAAAATGTAAATGAAGATACTGAAATAAGACTAGACGTGGAACCAGAAATAAGAGACTCAGTTGGAGACACAAAAGCTGCAGCTGCTGAAACTGTTGATGTTAGAAGGTCATTAGTTGTTTCCCCCCAGTTGGACTTCCTCCCAGAGCAGCAATTACGAGAAAATGAGAAGGAAAAGCATAGTAATAAGGGAGTGCCAGCAAGGTTGAGAAAAATCAGAAACAGTAAGTCATCTACTCCAGTTCGTCGTGTCTCAAAGAGACTTTCACGCCACAACCCAGAAATGGTGACTGATTTAAATCTAGGTGAACGTGCTCTTCATTCTGTGGTTAACAATTCAGCCTCTTCAGGCCTTCCCATGAATGTCTCTGGTGGGCAATCGGCCCAGCAAACTGATCTAGCAACTGGGGATTCTGATCTGCCCTCTCTAAGCAGAAAAGCTTCATCAGGAGATGATCCTTTAGAAGTTGTGAAGTGTCTCTCAGAGGGCCAAGCGTTTAAAGAGAATATTGATGAGAGAATATGGCAAGATTCTCAGCCAGCTGGAATATCATATGAAAGAGGAAAGGTTCACTTGCAACAGCATGCGCTTAACGAAAGGCCTACAGCCAAGCCAGCAAAAGAAGAACAAGACGGTCAGAATAGATTATTGAACAATTCTCAACTAGCTGAATCAGCATCAGGAAGAAGGTTATTCCCTGCAGAGGACCGGTCTATCTCAGAAAGGTCTACTGTAGAAGAGGTAAGTGAAAAACGAAATGGTGAGTACAAGCAGTGGCAATATCCACAACTAGCTGAACCATCATGGAGAAGTGTGGATCTTAATGTGGAAAACCAGCAATGGCAAGATGTACAACTAGCTCCATCACAGAGATTCGTGGATCTTAATATGGAAAACCAACAGTGGCAAGATTCACGTCTAGCTCCATCACAGAGAAGTGTGGATCTTAATGTGGGAAACCAGCAGTGGCAAGCCGCACAACTAGCTGAACCATCACACAGAAATCTAGATCTTAATGTGGATAGCCAGCCTGTTAAAGAAAAGCAAACAGGAGAGCTGGTAACTGAGAAT